In one window of Acidovorax sp. HDW3 DNA:
- a CDS encoding DUF177 domain-containing protein — protein sequence MTKEFSPRHLDVKAFAQAGASLRGHESLLNYERLAQEAQGLHPDLLVDWQAQGALRTATGGEPQVWLQLQAQASFPMHCQRCMGSVDVPLQVERDFRFVADEATAEAQDDESEEDLLVLSRDFDLHALIEDELLMALPMVPMHDECPAPVQLSAGEAEFAQANTAKINPFAALAQLQQKPAAEPKSD from the coding sequence ATGACCAAGGAGTTCTCCCCCCGCCACCTCGATGTGAAGGCCTTTGCCCAGGCCGGCGCGTCCCTGCGTGGCCATGAATCGCTATTGAATTACGAGCGTCTGGCGCAAGAGGCGCAAGGCTTGCACCCTGATTTGCTTGTCGATTGGCAGGCCCAGGGCGCGCTGCGTACGGCCACCGGGGGCGAGCCCCAGGTGTGGCTGCAGCTGCAGGCACAGGCGAGTTTTCCCATGCATTGCCAGCGCTGCATGGGGTCGGTGGACGTGCCGCTGCAGGTCGAGCGCGATTTCCGTTTCGTCGCCGACGAGGCCACGGCCGAGGCGCAGGACGACGAGAGCGAGGAGGATTTGCTCGTACTCAGCCGCGACTTCGATCTGCACGCGCTGATTGAAGATGAGCTGCTCATGGCCCTGCCCATGGTGCCCATGCACGACGAATGCCCGGCGCCGGTGCAGCTGAGCGCAGGCGAGGCTGAGTTTGCACAGGCCAATACCGCCAAAATCAACCCTTTTGCCGCCTTGGCCCAGTTGCAGCAAAAGCCGGCAGCAGAGCCCAAAAGCGATTAG
- the pnuC gene encoding nicotinamide riboside transporter PnuC: MPWLEPLAALLGVVSVALMVRQRPLAWPLGLVMVLLYAIVFAQARLYSDMLLQLVYAVLQLYGWRQWRRGDAPALAVSRLPWPRLGRDLAAGLLLTLALGLAMSRYTHAQQPWLDAALTGFSLVAQFWMAHKRLACWPLWLLLDAVYVGLFVALQMPLTALLYLVFMGLALQGWRSWRASLNAPGAAP, encoded by the coding sequence ATGCCCTGGCTCGAACCCCTGGCCGCCTTGCTGGGCGTGGTCTCCGTGGCGCTGATGGTGCGCCAACGCCCCCTGGCCTGGCCGCTGGGGCTGGTGATGGTGCTGCTCTACGCCATCGTCTTTGCCCAGGCGCGACTGTATTCAGACATGCTGCTGCAGCTCGTGTACGCCGTGCTGCAGCTCTACGGCTGGCGGCAGTGGCGCCGGGGCGATGCGCCGGCGCTCGCCGTCTCGCGCCTGCCCTGGCCCCGGCTCGGGCGCGACCTGGCCGCCGGCCTGCTGCTGACCCTGGCGCTGGGCCTGGCGATGAGCCGCTACACCCACGCCCAGCAGCCCTGGCTGGACGCGGCGCTGACCGGCTTTAGCCTGGTGGCACAGTTCTGGATGGCACACAAGCGCCTGGCCTGCTGGCCGCTGTGGCTGCTGCTCGACGCCGTGTACGTGGGCCTGTTTGTGGCGCTGCAAATGCCGCTGACCGCCCTGCTCTACCTGGTGTTCATGGGGCTGGCACTGCAGGGTTGGCGCAGCTGGCGTGCCAGCCTGAACGCACCGGGCGCTGCACCATGA
- a CDS encoding SAM-dependent methyltransferase gives MSAAALGTLYLVPAPLDFGCASQAPLSDALPAGTLQQAAQITHWVCENAKSCRAYLKRIDALHPLAAPLQAQQIAELPREVHKKGDHGSQGQARLDARSLLAPLLAGHDMGLVSEAGMPAVADPGSSVVRAAHDLGARVVPLVGPVSLLLALAASGLNGQNFAFVGYLPQDGAERAQRIRALEALALKTGQTQLFIETPYRNAALWQALLHTLQPGTRLAVAAGLTLASAQVHSRSVRDWQGHAVPADKHTPAVWALGQ, from the coding sequence ATGAGCGCCGCCGCCCTGGGTACGCTCTACCTGGTGCCCGCGCCGCTCGATTTCGGCTGCGCCAGCCAAGCCCCGCTGAGCGACGCACTGCCCGCCGGCACGCTGCAGCAGGCGGCGCAAATCACCCATTGGGTGTGTGAAAACGCCAAGAGCTGCCGCGCTTATTTGAAACGCATCGACGCCCTGCACCCCCTGGCTGCACCGCTGCAGGCGCAGCAAATTGCCGAGCTGCCGCGCGAGGTGCACAAAAAAGGCGACCACGGCAGCCAAGGCCAGGCCCGCCTGGACGCGCGCAGCCTGCTCGCACCCCTGCTCGCCGGCCACGACATGGGCTTGGTGAGCGAGGCCGGAATGCCCGCCGTGGCCGACCCCGGCAGCTCCGTGGTGCGCGCCGCGCACGACCTGGGCGCGCGCGTCGTGCCGCTGGTAGGGCCGGTATCGCTGCTGCTGGCACTCGCGGCCAGCGGCCTCAACGGCCAGAACTTCGCCTTCGTCGGCTACCTGCCGCAAGACGGTGCCGAGCGTGCGCAGCGCATCCGCGCTCTGGAGGCGCTGGCGCTCAAAACCGGGCAAACCCAGCTCTTTATCGAAACGCCCTACCGCAACGCCGCCCTGTGGCAAGCCCTGCTGCACACCCTGCAGCCGGGCACGCGCCTGGCCGTGGCCGCTGGCCTGACCCTGGCCAGCGCCCAGGTCCACAGCCGCAGCGTGCGCGATTGGCAGGGCCACGCCGTACCCGCCGACAAGCACACGCCCGCCGTCTGGGCACTGGGCCAGTAA
- a CDS encoding beta-ketoacyl-ACP synthase III, with protein sequence MNPRYSRITGTGSYLPQRRVTNQNLTDDLAARGVATSDQWIVERTGIHARHFAAPEEKTSDLGLHAARQALAMAGRQAQEIDLIIFATSTPDMVFPSTACILQDKLGANGCPAFDVQAVCSGFVYALTVADAMIRSGSARRALVVGAEIFSRILDFNDRTTCVLFGDGAGAVVLEASDEPGILASELHADGKYVDILCVPGGVAGGEVVGNPLLQMDGQAVFKLAVGVLEKTARATLDKAGLQDADIDWLIPHQANIRIMQGTAKKLKLPLDKLVVTVDQHGNTSAASIPLALDNAVRAGQVQKGQHVLLEGVGGGFTWGAVLLKM encoded by the coding sequence TTGAACCCACGTTACTCCCGCATCACCGGCACCGGCAGCTACCTGCCGCAGCGCCGCGTCACGAACCAGAACCTGACCGACGACCTGGCCGCGCGCGGCGTGGCAACGTCCGACCAGTGGATCGTCGAGCGCACCGGCATCCACGCGCGCCACTTTGCTGCGCCGGAAGAAAAAACCAGCGACCTGGGCCTGCACGCGGCGCGCCAGGCGCTGGCCATGGCCGGGCGCCAGGCGCAGGAGATCGACCTGATCATCTTCGCCACGTCCACGCCGGACATGGTGTTTCCCTCCACCGCCTGCATCCTGCAAGACAAGCTCGGCGCCAATGGCTGCCCGGCGTTTGACGTGCAGGCCGTGTGCAGCGGCTTCGTCTATGCGCTGACGGTGGCCGACGCCATGATCCGCTCGGGCTCGGCGCGCCGGGCGCTGGTGGTGGGGGCAGAGATTTTCAGCCGCATTCTCGACTTCAACGACCGCACCACCTGCGTGCTGTTTGGCGACGGCGCTGGCGCCGTGGTGCTTGAAGCCAGCGACGAGCCCGGCATCCTCGCCAGCGAGCTGCACGCCGATGGCAAGTACGTGGACATTCTGTGTGTGCCCGGCGGCGTTGCTGGCGGCGAGGTGGTGGGCAACCCGCTGCTGCAGATGGATGGCCAGGCGGTGTTCAAGCTCGCCGTCGGCGTGCTGGAGAAAACCGCCCGCGCGACGCTCGACAAGGCCGGCCTCCAAGACGCCGATATCGACTGGCTGATCCCGCACCAGGCCAACATCCGCATCATGCAGGGCACGGCCAAGAAGCTCAAACTGCCGCTGGACAAGCTCGTCGTCACCGTCGATCAGCATGGCAACACCTCGGCGGCGTCGATTCCGCTCGCGCTCGATAACGCCGTGCGCGCCGGCCAGGTGCAAAAAGGCCAGCATGTGCTGCTCGAAGGGGTGGGCGGTGGCTTCACCTGGGGTGCTGTGCTATTAAAAATGTAG
- a CDS encoding Maf family nucleotide pyrophosphatase yields the protein MLESPAPQRPLVLGSTSRYRRELLTRLHLPFTVAAPAVDETPLPGETPRTLALRLALAKAQAVAALQPKAIVIGSDQVADLHGQSLGKPGNHERATAQLRQMRGQTVVFQTAVAVVAPGFSQVELAPVQVRFRDLSDAEIERYLRAEQPYDCAGSAKSEGLGITLLDAIDSDDPTALIGLPLIRTSRLLRAAGLVLP from the coding sequence ATGCTTGAATCTCCCGCCCCGCAACGCCCACTGGTATTGGGCTCGACCTCGCGCTACCGCCGCGAGCTGCTCACCCGCTTGCACCTGCCGTTTACCGTCGCCGCCCCGGCGGTCGATGAAACCCCGCTGCCCGGCGAGACGCCGCGCACCCTCGCCCTGCGCCTGGCGCTGGCCAAGGCCCAGGCCGTGGCGGCGCTGCAGCCCAAGGCCATCGTCATCGGCTCCGACCAGGTGGCCGACCTGCACGGCCAGAGCCTGGGCAAGCCCGGCAACCACGAACGCGCCACCGCCCAGCTGCGCCAGATGCGCGGCCAGACGGTGGTCTTTCAAACCGCCGTCGCCGTGGTCGCCCCGGGCTTTTCCCAGGTGGAGCTGGCCCCGGTGCAGGTGCGCTTTCGTGACCTGAGCGACGCCGAGATCGAACGCTATCTGCGGGCCGAACAGCCCTACGACTGCGCCGGCAGCGCCAAGAGCGAGGGCCTGGGCATCACGCTGCTCGACGCCATCGACAGCGACGACCCCACCGCCCTCATTGGCCTGCCCCTGATCCGCACCAGCCGCCTGCTGCGCGCCGCTGGGCTGGTGCTGCCATGA
- the rpmF gene encoding 50S ribosomal protein L32, with translation MAVQQNKKSPSKRGMHRSHNALTVPGIAVEPTTGETHLRHHISPNGFYRGRQVLKNKSEA, from the coding sequence ATGGCTGTTCAGCAAAACAAAAAGTCCCCTTCCAAGCGCGGTATGCACCGTTCGCACAACGCCCTGACGGTGCCCGGCATTGCCGTGGAGCCGACCACCGGCGAAACCCACCTGCGCCACCACATCAGCCCCAACGGCTTCTACCGTGGCCGCCAGGTGCTCAAGAACAAGTCTGAAGCCTAA
- the fabD gene encoding ACP S-malonyltransferase: protein MGTFAFVFPGQGSQAVGMLDAWGDHPVVAQTLQEASQALGEDVARLIHEGPKEALALTTNTQPVMLVAGVAAWRVWQAEGGAQPACVAGHSLGEYSALVASGVLTLAQAAPLVRLRAAAMQEAVPVGAGAMAAILGLDANAVRAGCAEAVASFGAGSAEVAEAVNFNDPAQTVIAGTKAGVEKACEVLKAAGAKRALALPVSAPFHSSLMKPAAEKLRAALADTVLAAPRIPVLNNVDVAVQQDADAIRDALYRQAFGPVRWVECVQALKARGCRHIVECGPGKVLMGLTKRIDADLVGAAVYDPATLAQTKELLA from the coding sequence ATGGGCACTTTTGCATTTGTTTTTCCTGGCCAGGGCTCGCAGGCCGTGGGTATGCTCGACGCTTGGGGCGATCACCCCGTCGTGGCGCAAACCCTGCAAGAAGCCAGCCAGGCGCTGGGCGAGGATGTCGCCCGCCTGATCCACGAAGGCCCCAAAGAGGCCCTGGCGCTGACCACCAACACCCAGCCCGTGATGCTGGTCGCCGGCGTGGCCGCCTGGCGCGTGTGGCAGGCCGAGGGCGGCGCGCAGCCCGCCTGCGTGGCCGGCCATTCGCTGGGTGAATATTCGGCCCTGGTCGCTTCTGGCGTGCTGACGCTGGCGCAGGCTGCGCCGCTGGTGCGCCTGCGCGCCGCCGCCATGCAAGAGGCCGTGCCCGTTGGCGCCGGCGCCATGGCCGCCATTTTGGGCTTGGACGCCAACGCCGTGCGCGCCGGTTGCGCCGAGGCCGTGGCCAGCTTTGGCGCGGGCTCTGCCGAAGTGGCCGAAGCCGTGAACTTCAACGACCCGGCGCAAACCGTGATTGCCGGTACCAAGGCGGGTGTGGAAAAAGCCTGCGAAGTGCTCAAGGCCGCTGGCGCCAAGCGCGCCCTGGCGCTGCCAGTGTCGGCGCCGTTTCACTCCAGCCTGATGAAGCCTGCGGCTGAAAAACTGCGTGCCGCCCTGGCCGATACGGTGCTGGCCGCGCCGCGCATTCCCGTGCTCAACAACGTCGATGTCGCCGTGCAGCAGGATGCCGACGCCATCCGCGACGCCCTGTACCGCCAGGCCTTTGGCCCGGTGCGCTGGGTCGAGTGCGTGCAGGCGCTCAAGGCGCGCGGCTGCCGCCACATCGTCGAATGTGGTCCGGGCAAGGTGCTCATGGGCCTGACCAAGCGCATCGACGCCGACCTGGTGGGCGCGGCGGTTTACGATCCGGCGACGCTCGCCCAAACCAAGGAATTGCTGGCATGA
- the plsX gene encoding phosphate acyltransferase PlsX, with amino-acid sequence MITLAVDCMGGDHGPRVTLAACRQFLDKHSDAQLLLVGLPASLGDFAHPRARIVAASEVVAMDDPVEVALRKKKDSSMRVAIAQVKDGAAQAAVSAGNTGALMAIARYLLKTLDGIDRPAIATQLPNDKGGATTVLDLGANVDCSAEHLLQFAVMGSALVSVLQEGSAASVGLLNIGEEVIKGSEVIKKAGELLRSAGEAGDLNFYGNVEGNDIFKGTVDIVVCDGFVGNVALKASEGVASMVVGGLKQEFKRNIFTKLAAIVAYPVLSALMKRMDYRRYNGAALLGLRGLVFKSHGSADALAFEQALNRAYDAARNNLLDRVRTRIAHAAPLLAPALVQAAPVAPATQP; translated from the coding sequence ATGATCACATTGGCAGTTGACTGCATGGGGGGCGACCACGGCCCCCGCGTCACCCTCGCGGCGTGCCGCCAGTTTCTCGATAAACACTCCGATGCCCAGCTGCTGCTGGTGGGCCTGCCCGCCAGCCTGGGTGATTTTGCTCATCCGCGCGCCCGCATCGTTGCCGCCAGCGAAGTCGTGGCCATGGACGATCCGGTGGAAGTGGCGCTGCGCAAGAAAAAAGATTCCTCCATGCGCGTGGCCATTGCCCAGGTCAAGGATGGCGCCGCGCAGGCTGCCGTCTCGGCCGGCAACACCGGCGCGCTGATGGCGATTGCGCGCTACCTGCTCAAGACGCTCGACGGTATCGACCGCCCCGCCATCGCCACCCAGCTGCCCAACGACAAGGGCGGCGCGACCACGGTGCTCGATCTGGGTGCCAACGTCGATTGCTCGGCTGAACACCTGCTGCAATTTGCCGTTATGGGTTCGGCCCTGGTGTCGGTGCTGCAAGAAGGCAGCGCAGCCAGCGTTGGTCTGCTCAATATTGGTGAGGAAGTCATCAAGGGCAGCGAAGTCATCAAAAAAGCCGGTGAGCTGCTGCGTTCGGCGGGTGAAGCCGGGGATTTGAATTTCTACGGCAACGTCGAAGGCAACGATATTTTCAAGGGCACGGTCGATATCGTGGTCTGCGATGGTTTCGTCGGCAACGTGGCGCTCAAGGCCAGCGAAGGCGTCGCCTCGATGGTGGTGGGCGGCCTCAAGCAAGAATTCAAACGCAATATCTTCACCAAACTGGCGGCCATCGTGGCCTATCCGGTGCTATCGGCCCTGATGAAGCGCATGGACTACCGGCGCTACAACGGCGCCGCGCTGCTCGGCCTGCGCGGTCTGGTGTTCAAGAGCCACGGCTCGGCCGATGCGCTGGCCTTTGAACAGGCTTTGAACCGCGCTTATGATGCGGCCCGCAACAACCTGCTCGATCGTGTCCGGACACGCATTGCACACGCGGCGCCGCTGCTGGCGCCGGCCTTGGTGCAGGCCGCCCCGGTTGCGCCAGCCACCCAGCCTTGA